The proteins below are encoded in one region of Peribacillus muralis:
- a CDS encoding peptidoglycan-binding domain-containing protein has protein sequence MKKTLLVMIPAVVLMASPLGTGTASITHAASKDGQVQKVETKAETRPTLRKGSRSSYVRDLQQSLKDVKYTVGVDGIFGTQTQNIVREFQVDHNLSSDGIVGPMTWAALDENKVERKQFTEKAAIAIGTKKLGSKIVFSGDGRLLKDSKGKAYYLYKAANKDWIDQGGTGTIGWFHIYKDGRVVEQ, from the coding sequence GTGAAGAAAACATTATTGGTCATGATCCCAGCCGTTGTCCTGATGGCGTCGCCACTTGGCACGGGGACAGCATCAATTACCCATGCGGCTTCAAAGGATGGTCAAGTGCAGAAGGTGGAAACGAAAGCGGAAACGCGTCCGACCCTCCGCAAAGGCTCCCGCTCAAGCTACGTAAGGGACCTGCAGCAAAGCCTTAAAGATGTTAAATATACTGTTGGCGTTGATGGCATTTTTGGGACCCAGACGCAAAATATCGTAAGGGAATTTCAAGTGGACCATAACTTGAGTTCGGATGGAATCGTTGGGCCGATGACATGGGCTGCCTTGGATGAAAATAAAGTGGAAAGAAAACAGTTCACGGAGAAGGCAGCGATTGCCATAGGGACAAAGAAGCTAGGGAGCAAGATCGTATTCAGCGGTGACGGCAGATTGCTTAAAGATAGCAAAGGAAAAGCCTATTACCTCTATAAAGCCGCCAACAAGGATTGGATCGATCAAGGCGGCACAGGTACGATCGGCTGGTTCCACATATATAAAGATGGCCGTGTAGTGGAACAATAA